A window of the Chloroflexota bacterium genome harbors these coding sequences:
- a CDS encoding PD-(D/E)XK nuclease family protein: MTHGPTNLFTSLLRYCGEQKEHFVGEAFVLVLNSLLSSDRKIAVEILGDLCGTDTFGWHESDDIVIRAQGYAGDAGTPDITIGSRDKKVYVEVKVEAPVDGEQLHKYRRSLESFGVRQRQLVLLTKLPAELPPGLEKDVKKVYWHEVRQWLSKREAAVTDRISRYLLNSFAAFLTEGGISMERVDGDYRMLKYALPSCAIL; the protein is encoded by the coding sequence TTGACTCACGGACCAACCAACCTCTTCACTTCTCTCCTGCGCTACTGTGGAGAGCAGAAAGAGCATTTTGTTGGCGAAGCCTTTGTTCTGGTCTTGAATAGTCTCCTCAGCAGCGACCGCAAGATAGCCGTTGAGATTCTAGGCGACCTTTGCGGGACTGACACGTTTGGCTGGCATGAATCTGATGACATTGTAATTCGTGCCCAAGGTTATGCGGGAGACGCCGGGACCCCTGACATTACCATTGGCTCCCGTGACAAGAAGGTGTATGTTGAGGTGAAGGTAGAAGCCCCCGTAGACGGCGAGCAACTCCACAAGTATAGGCGGTCTCTGGAGTCGTTCGGGGTGAGGCAGCGCCAGCTGGTGTTGCTCACCAAGCTGCCCGCTGAACTGCCGCCTGGGCTGGAGAAGGATGTAAAGAAGGTCTACTGGCATGAAGTTCGCCAGTGGCTTTCGAAGCGGGAGGCAGCAGTAACCGACAGAATTAGCCGGTACCTGTTAAACTCCTTTGCAGCATTTCTAACAGAAGGAGGCATTTCCATGGAAAGAGTGGATGGGGACTACCGCATGCTGAAGTATGCTCTGCCCAGTTGCGCAATCTTGTAG
- a CDS encoding FAD-dependent oxidoreductase, giving the protein MERKALFEPLPLGGIRLKNRLVMAPMGTNYASTAGEVTERLLDYYEERARGGVGLIIVEAANVAFPLGSTLERQPRADDDGFLPCLEGLARRLHANGVGVLLQLCHGGRVARSRLYGQVPVAPSPLAPPGGEIPRELTTGEIPEIVALFVRAARRAQRAGFDGVEVHAAHSYLLNQFLSPAANRRPDGYGGDLKGRARLLLEVLRETRREVGRGFVLSCRINGAEFGLTDGITPQDSQDLAPLLEEAGADIIHVSAFGYNHPVMRASAPSEPGFELPLAEGVKKKARVPVIAVGRLTPAMAEGAIQEGRVDLVAFGRALLADPQAPNKIALGREEDVCPCINCLKCRDGLQAGNPVTCPVNPTLGRERELSLSSARRRKKVLVVGGGVAGMEAARVAALRGHQVWLYEKARSLGGQLRVASKPPEKQDLDGLNVYLQAQIGKLPVRVKRGKAVTPEVVEALGPQAVVLAMGSAPFTPGIPGIEQNRVVLAAEVLRGRAVAGDRVVVIGGEMVGCETADFLAGKGRKVTVVRRGEEFATRISPTNRRALLARLAQKGVELLAGASYQRITPQGLLIRDREGRERLLEADTIVMAAGARPQDDGLAQALEGKVPQLYWVGDCVEPRTIQEAMAEAYTTAQGL; this is encoded by the coding sequence ATGGAGAGGAAGGCCCTCTTTGAGCCCCTTCCCCTGGGGGGCATCAGGCTTAAGAACCGGCTGGTCATGGCCCCCATGGGGACCAACTATGCCTCCACGGCTGGCGAGGTCACGGAAAGGCTCCTGGACTACTACGAGGAGAGGGCCCGGGGTGGGGTGGGGCTCATCATAGTTGAAGCCGCCAATGTGGCCTTTCCCCTGGGGTCAACCCTGGAGCGCCAGCCCAGGGCTGATGACGATGGGTTCCTTCCCTGCCTGGAGGGGCTGGCCCGGAGGCTCCATGCCAATGGGGTGGGGGTCCTGCTCCAGCTCTGCCACGGTGGCCGGGTGGCCCGCTCTCGCCTCTACGGCCAGGTGCCGGTGGCCCCCTCCCCCCTCGCCCCACCCGGGGGAGAAATCCCTCGCGAGCTGACGACGGGGGAGATTCCCGAAATCGTGGCCCTCTTCGTCCGGGCGGCAAGAAGGGCCCAGAGGGCGGGCTTTGACGGCGTGGAGGTCCATGCCGCCCATAGCTACCTCTTGAACCAGTTCCTCTCCCCCGCTGCCAACCGGCGTCCGGACGGCTACGGGGGGGACCTGAAGGGCAGGGCCAGGCTCCTCCTGGAGGTCCTCCGGGAGACCAGGAGGGAGGTGGGGAGGGGCTTTGTCCTCTCCTGCCGCATCAACGGGGCTGAGTTCGGCCTCACTGACGGCATCACCCCCCAGGACTCCCAGGACCTGGCCCCCCTTTTAGAAGAGGCCGGCGCCGACATCATCCATGTTTCGGCCTTTGGCTATAACCATCCTGTTATGCGGGCCTCGGCCCCCTCGGAGCCGGGCTTTGAGCTCCCTCTGGCCGAAGGGGTCAAGAAAAAGGCCAGGGTGCCGGTCATCGCCGTGGGCCGGCTCACCCCGGCCATGGCGGAGGGGGCCATCCAAGAGGGCAGGGTGGACCTGGTGGCCTTTGGCCGGGCCCTCCTGGCTGACCCCCAGGCGCCCAATAAGATAGCCCTGGGCCGGGAGGAGGACGTCTGCCCTTGCATCAACTGCCTCAAGTGCCGCGATGGACTGCAAGCGGGCAACCCCGTCACCTGCCCTGTCAACCCAACCCTGGGCCGGGAGAGGGAGCTAAGCCTTTCCTCTGCCCGCCGGAGGAAGAAGGTGCTGGTGGTGGGGGGTGGGGTGGCGGGGATGGAAGCGGCCAGGGTCGCCGCCCTGAGGGGGCACCAGGTCTGGCTCTATGAGAAGGCGAGGTCCCTGGGGGGCCAGCTCCGGGTGGCCTCAAAGCCACCGGAGAAGCAGGACCTTGACGGGCTCAATGTCTATCTCCAGGCCCAGATAGGGAAGCTGCCGGTGAGGGTGAAGAGGGGGAAGGCGGTGACCCCGGAGGTGGTGGAGGCCCTGGGGCCCCAGGCGGTGGTCCTGGCCATGGGGTCCGCCCCTTTTACTCCGGGCATCCCCGGCATTGAGCAGAACCGGGTGGTCCTGGCGGCGGAGGTGCTGAGAGGGAGGGCTGTAGCAGGGGATAGGGTGGTGGTGATAGGGGGGGAGATGGTGGGGTGCGAGACGGCTGACTTCCTGGCCGGGAAGGGCAGGAAGGTGACCGTGGTGCGGCGGGGGGAGGAGTTTGCCACCAGGATAAGTCCCACCAACCGCCGGGCCCTCCTGGCCCGCTTGGCCCAGAAAGGGGTGGAGCTCCTGGCAGGGGCCAGCTACCAGAGGATTACCCCCCAGGGGCTCCTCATCCGGGACAGGGAGGGAAGGGAGAGGTTGCTGGAAGCAGACACCATCGTCATGGCCGCCGGGGCTCGCCCCCAGGACGACGGGCTGGCCCAGGCCCTTGAAGGTAAGGTCCCACAGCTTTACTGGGTGGGGGACTGTGTGGAGCCCCGCACTATCCAGGAGGCCATGGCCGAGGCCTACACCACGGCCCAGGGGCTTTGA
- the hisF gene encoding imidazole glycerol phosphate synthase subunit HisF — translation MLTKRIIPCLDVTAGRVVKGVSFVHLRDAGDPAELAAFYDREGADELVFLDITASSDAREIMREVVERVSDQVFIPLTVGGGLRTLEDMRKILEAGADKVAINTAAVQNPRLIEVGALKFGSQCIVVAIDAKRGDGGWEVYIHGGRTPTGLDALEWAGKVAGLGAGEILLTSMDADGHQTGYDLELTCKVAERVSIPVIASGGAGKPEHLYKAIVQGKADAVLAASIFHYGTHPIRQVKEYLNERGVPVRL, via the coding sequence GTGCTTACCAAGCGCATTATTCCCTGTCTGGATGTCACCGCCGGGAGGGTGGTAAAGGGGGTCAGCTTTGTCCACCTCCGGGATGCCGGCGACCCGGCGGAACTGGCCGCCTTCTATGACCGCGAGGGGGCAGATGAGCTGGTCTTCCTGGACATCACCGCCTCCTCCGATGCCCGGGAGATCATGAGGGAGGTGGTGGAGAGGGTCTCGGACCAGGTCTTTATCCCCCTCACCGTGGGCGGGGGACTGCGCACCTTGGAGGATATGAGGAAAATCCTGGAGGCCGGGGCTGACAAGGTAGCCATCAATACGGCCGCTGTCCAGAACCCCAGGCTCATTGAAGTGGGAGCCCTGAAGTTCGGCAGCCAGTGCATCGTGGTGGCCATCGATGCCAAGAGGGGGGACGGCGGGTGGGAAGTCTATATCCACGGGGGCAGGACCCCCACCGGCCTGGACGCCCTGGAATGGGCCGGCAAGGTCGCAGGGCTGGGGGCGGGGGAGATTCTGCTCACCAGCATGGACGCCGACGGCCACCAGACGGGCTACGACCTGGAGCTCACCTGCAAGGTGGCCGAGAGGGTGTCTATTCCGGTAATCGCCAGCGGCGGGGCGGGGAAGCCGGAGCACCTCTATAAGGCCATCGTCCAGGGCAAGGCCGACGCCGTCCTGGCCGCCAGCATCTTCCACTACGGCACCCACCCCATCCGCCAGGTGAAGGAATACCTGAATGAACGAGGAGTACCAGTAAGACTATGA
- a CDS encoding DUF1385 domain-containing protein: MIRGEKHVSIAVRRPIGDIRLLCQPLGRISVGRWGKAPLSRGVVVLGETLALGMKALLYSAEVALEEGEEKAELPKGLAWGTVAVAMALGVGLFFLVPFFLAQLLKPALASPFLFNLMEGLIRLVILILYLKVIGLFGDIRRVFAYHGAEHRVINAYEAGVPLEIEQVKSYSTAHARCGTSFLLVVVVIAVLAFSLLGRPPLWLAVLGRIVLLPAIAAVSYELIRLGARHHTNPVVRALLWPGLLLQGLTTRPPDDSMLEVALKALQGALEADGATKAGSPAA; this comes from the coding sequence ATGATAAGGGGAGAGAAGCATGTCTCCATCGCTGTGCGCCGGCCCATCGGGGATATTCGTCTCCTCTGCCAGCCCCTGGGGAGGATTTCGGTGGGGAGGTGGGGGAAGGCCCCCCTGTCCCGGGGGGTGGTGGTGCTGGGGGAGACCCTGGCCCTGGGGATGAAGGCCCTCCTCTATTCCGCAGAGGTGGCCCTGGAGGAGGGGGAGGAGAAGGCGGAGCTTCCCAAGGGCCTGGCCTGGGGGACGGTGGCCGTGGCCATGGCGCTGGGGGTGGGGCTCTTCTTCCTGGTGCCCTTCTTCCTGGCCCAGCTGCTGAAACCCGCCCTGGCCTCCCCCTTTCTCTTCAACCTGATGGAGGGGCTTATCAGGCTGGTCATCCTCATTCTCTATCTGAAGGTCATAGGCCTCTTCGGCGACATCAGGAGGGTCTTTGCCTACCACGGCGCGGAGCACCGGGTAATCAATGCCTACGAGGCCGGGGTCCCCCTGGAAATAGAGCAGGTGAAGAGCTACTCTACTGCCCACGCCCGGTGTGGGACCAGTTTCCTCCTGGTGGTGGTAGTAATAGCGGTGCTGGCCTTCAGTCTATTGGGGAGGCCGCCCCTGTGGCTGGCGGTCCTGGGAAGGATTGTCCTCCTGCCGGCCATCGCCGCTGTTTCCTATGAGCTTATCCGTCTGGGGGCGAGGCATCACACTAACCCGGTGGTAAGGGCCCTTCTCTGGCCGGGGCTTCTTCTCCAGGGCCTCACCACCCGCCCCCCCGATGATAGCATGTTGGAGGTGGCCCTAAAGGCCCTCCAGGGTGCCCTGGAAGCGGACGGGGCTACTAAGGCGGGTTCTCCAGCGGCGTAA
- the uppP gene encoding undecaprenyl-diphosphatase UppP yields MTAIQAVILGIVQGLTEFVPISSSAHLIIIPWLFGWDDPGLAFDVALHLGTLVALLWFFAADWVRLVRAGIASIAERRIGDDSDRQLAWLLVIGSIPGGIAGALGEGKIEELFHQPGAAHTPQAMIAMAIVIALLGAALFVAERVARHIRELDQVSLKDAIMIGLAQALAIFPGVSRSGSTITAGLALGFRREAAARFSFLLAAPIMVGAGLKSLLDVYSELKIGAMVQSELFPFAIGFVAAVVSGYLCIKFLLQFLQKNSTDIFVYYRWLLAALLIILAFGRD; encoded by the coding sequence GTGACTGCAATTCAAGCTGTCATTCTCGGAATCGTGCAAGGCTTGACCGAGTTTGTGCCGATTTCAAGCTCAGCGCACCTTATCATTATCCCCTGGCTGTTTGGCTGGGATGACCCGGGCCTCGCTTTCGATGTGGCGCTGCACCTGGGAACACTGGTTGCCCTGCTCTGGTTTTTTGCGGCAGATTGGGTGCGGTTGGTGCGCGCGGGAATCGCCAGCATTGCTGAGCGAAGAATCGGTGACGATTCGGACCGGCAGCTGGCATGGCTGCTGGTCATCGGCAGCATCCCCGGGGGCATTGCGGGCGCGCTGGGCGAAGGCAAGATAGAGGAGCTGTTTCATCAACCCGGCGCGGCCCACACGCCACAAGCAATGATTGCCATGGCAATTGTCATCGCTCTGTTGGGCGCAGCCCTGTTTGTAGCGGAGCGGGTCGCGCGACACATCCGAGAGCTTGACCAGGTGTCACTCAAAGATGCGATAATGATTGGACTTGCCCAAGCGCTGGCGATTTTCCCCGGCGTCTCCCGCTCCGGCAGCACCATCACAGCGGGACTTGCTCTGGGATTTCGGCGTGAAGCCGCAGCGCGCTTTTCCTTCCTGCTCGCTGCGCCAATAATGGTGGGCGCGGGTCTCAAGAGTCTTTTGGACGTTTACAGCGAACTGAAAATTGGGGCGATGGTCCAATCGGAGCTGTTTCCCTTTGCAATTGGCTTTGTCGCCGCTGTCGTTAGCGGTTACCTGTGCATCAAGTTCCTGCTGCAATTCCTGCAAAAGAACTCTACAGACATTTTCGTGTACTACCGCTGGCTGTTGGCGGCGCTGCTCATCATTCTTGCGTTCGGGCGAGATTAG
- the rplU gene encoding 50S ribosomal protein L21, with the protein MYAIVQTGGKQYQVSPGQTFEVDRLPVPEGVKMELDQVLLLQDGEKVVVGTPTVPGACVVVTSLGEVKGDKQIVFRYRAKVRYRRKTGHRQRYTQLRVEDIRLEE; encoded by the coding sequence ATGTACGCGATAGTCCAGACCGGGGGCAAGCAGTACCAGGTTTCCCCCGGTCAAACTTTTGAGGTGGACAGGCTCCCTGTCCCGGAGGGGGTAAAGATGGAGCTAGACCAGGTGCTCCTCCTCCAGGATGGGGAGAAGGTGGTGGTGGGCACCCCTACCGTCCCCGGGGCCTGCGTGGTGGTTACTTCCCTGGGGGAGGTGAAGGGGGACAAGCAGATAGTCTTCAGGTACAGGGCCAAGGTCCGCTACCGCAGGAAGACAGGCCACCGGCAGCGCTATACCCAGCTGCGGGTGGAGGATATAAGGCTGGAGGAATAG
- the rpmA gene encoding 50S ribosomal protein L27 has product MAHKKGGGASRNNRDSKSKRLGIKRFEGQVVLAGTILVRQRGTRVYPGENVGVGRDFTLYSLVDGVVNFGPHSQEHKKVSVLAQ; this is encoded by the coding sequence ATGGCCCATAAGAAGGGGGGGGGCGCCTCCCGCAATAACCGGGACAGCAAGTCCAAGAGGCTGGGGATAAAGAGATTTGAGGGCCAGGTGGTTCTTGCTGGCACCATCTTGGTCCGTCAGCGGGGCACCCGCGTCTACCCGGGGGAAAATGTGGGGGTAGGGAGGGACTTCACCCTCTATTCCCTGGTGGATGGGGTGGTGAACTTCGGGCCCCATAGCCAGGAACATAAAAAGGTCTCGGTGCTGGCCCAATGA
- the rpmE gene encoding 50S ribosomal protein L31, whose product MKEKLHPKYHHDAKVVCSCGNTFITGSTRQLIKVEVCGRCHPFYTGEQRIRDTGGRVERFKRRFKTE is encoded by the coding sequence ATGAAGGAGAAGCTCCACCCCAAGTACCACCACGACGCCAAGGTAGTCTGTTCCTGTGGCAATACCTTTATCACCGGCTCCACCAGACAGCTCATAAAGGTTGAGGTATGCGGCCGGTGTCACCCTTTCTATACTGGCGAGCAACGCATCAGGGATACCGGGGGGAGGGTGGAGCGCTTCAAGAGGCGTTTTAAGACCGAGTGA
- the hisI gene encoding phosphoribosyl-AMP cyclohydrolase: MKLKFDSNGLIPAIAQDAETGDVLMLAYMNREALRLTLKQKEAWFYSRSRKELWHKGATSGNILELVSISEDCDGDALLLKVRPRGPACHTGNRTCFFTPLENPP; encoded by the coding sequence ATGAAGCTGAAGTTTGATTCCAACGGCCTCATCCCCGCCATCGCCCAGGATGCGGAGACCGGCGATGTTCTGATGCTTGCCTACATGAACCGGGAGGCCCTCCGCCTGACCCTGAAGCAGAAAGAGGCCTGGTTCTACAGCCGGAGCCGCAAGGAGCTGTGGCACAAGGGGGCCACCTCGGGGAATATCCTGGAACTGGTGAGCATCTCCGAAGACTGCGACGGGGACGCCCTACTATTGAAAGTGCGCCCCCGGGGCCCCGCCTGCCACACCGGCAACCGGACCTGCTTTTTTACGCCGCTGGAGAACCCGCCTTAG
- the hypE gene encoding hydrogenase expression/formation protein HypE, which produces MPRARVLLGHGSGGKLTHQLIESLFLSQLANPILKALDDSAVFSVDSRGRLAFTTDSYVVRPLFFPGGDIGRLAVCGTVNDLAMVGATPLYLSAAFILEEGLPLADLRRITASLKGAAREAGVKIVAGDTKVVERGSADGLFINTAGLGLVPEGVDISGSNARPGDAVILSGPIGNHGISVLLERQQMGFVSTVKSDVAPLNLLVAAMLQASPNIHALRDPTRGGLATSLVEMARQSGVAIRIHEGKVPVDEEVAAACEILGYDPLYVANEGKLIALVAPQDAPGVIRAMKKSPYGRQATIIGEVLAEPRGKVLMATRVGGTRIVDMLSGEQFPRIC; this is translated from the coding sequence GTGCCGCGAGCCCGGGTGCTGCTGGGCCACGGGAGTGGGGGCAAGCTCACCCACCAGCTCATAGAGTCGCTATTCCTGTCCCAGCTGGCCAACCCAATCCTCAAGGCCCTGGACGATTCGGCGGTATTCTCGGTGGATTCCAGAGGCAGGCTCGCTTTCACCACGGACTCCTATGTGGTCCGGCCCCTCTTCTTTCCAGGGGGGGACATCGGTCGGCTGGCCGTCTGCGGCACCGTCAATGACCTGGCCATGGTGGGGGCCACCCCCCTCTATCTGTCGGCGGCCTTCATCCTGGAGGAGGGGCTGCCCCTGGCTGACCTGCGCCGCATCACCGCTTCGCTGAAGGGGGCAGCCCGGGAGGCGGGGGTGAAGATTGTGGCCGGGGATACCAAGGTGGTGGAGCGGGGCAGCGCCGACGGCCTCTTCATCAACACCGCGGGACTGGGCCTGGTGCCTGAGGGAGTGGACATCTCGGGGAGCAACGCCCGGCCGGGCGATGCCGTAATCCTTTCCGGGCCCATCGGCAACCACGGCATCTCGGTGCTGCTGGAGCGGCAGCAGATGGGGTTCGTCAGCACGGTGAAGAGCGATGTAGCCCCCCTGAACCTCCTGGTGGCGGCCATGCTCCAGGCCAGCCCCAATATCCATGCCCTCCGGGACCCCACCCGTGGGGGCCTGGCCACCAGCCTGGTGGAAATGGCCCGCCAGTCCGGCGTGGCTATCCGCATCCACGAGGGGAAGGTCCCCGTAGACGAGGAAGTGGCCGCCGCCTGCGAGATTCTGGGTTATGACCCTCTCTATGTGGCCAACGAGGGGAAGCTCATCGCCCTGGTGGCCCCCCAGGATGCCCCTGGGGTTATCCGGGCCATGAAGAAATCCCCCTACGGCCGGCAGGCCACTATCATCGGCGAGGTCCTGGCCGAGCCCCGGGGAAAGGTCCTCATGGCTACCCGGGTGGGCGGCACCCGGATAGTGGACATGCTGAGCGGGGAACAGTTCCCCCGCATCTGCTAG